A region of Massilia sp. WG5 DNA encodes the following proteins:
- a CDS encoding HEAT repeat domain-containing protein, with product MTIFTICLLALLLALSAWLLLAGWVLFDRLRYERLLARLVRSAGAAGLPGEPSARLPRGASRGALHRLLLDPDMPAALRDHIAQGLLAADGLPKLLRDAGAGGGGRRRWRRIAAWEVLRRTGYGGLHGILGAALAQGDPAVQLAAVGMLGALADQRAAAMLVEALREGRGAAHCIVMQLDRFESEAVVGLLTPLLDDERAVLRVHAIAVLGRHRLPGMDQRLGAFGGDANPAVRKAVAQAMGDLGGPHALIVASELLRDRQGYVRAHAVRALHNISLTRPIRLDYLLAPLQSDDDWWVRLAVRDAMLRALDGPSGKAPQLGAGVEWGQDGAGDGRAVPEVAGGGRS from the coding sequence TTGACCATCTTCACGATCTGCCTGCTGGCGCTGCTGCTGGCGCTGTCGGCCTGGCTCCTGCTCGCCGGCTGGGTCCTGTTCGACCGGCTGCGCTACGAGCGCCTGCTGGCCCGACTGGTCCGCTCTGCGGGCGCCGCTGGCTTGCCCGGCGAGCCATCCGCGCGCCTGCCGCGCGGCGCCAGCCGCGGCGCGCTGCACCGGCTGCTGCTCGATCCCGACATGCCGGCCGCGCTGCGCGACCATATTGCGCAAGGCCTGCTGGCGGCGGACGGCTTGCCGAAACTGCTGCGCGACGCCGGCGCGGGCGGCGGCGGGCGCCGCCGATGGCGCCGGATCGCGGCATGGGAAGTGCTGCGCCGCACCGGCTATGGCGGCCTGCACGGGATCCTGGGGGCCGCGCTCGCGCAGGGCGACCCGGCCGTGCAGCTGGCCGCCGTCGGCATGCTGGGCGCCCTGGCCGACCAGCGCGCGGCGGCGATGCTGGTCGAGGCCCTGCGCGAGGGCCGCGGCGCCGCCCACTGCATCGTCATGCAGCTGGACCGCTTCGAGAGCGAAGCCGTGGTTGGCTTGCTGACGCCCCTGCTCGACGACGAGCGCGCCGTGCTGCGGGTGCATGCGATCGCGGTGCTGGGCCGCCACCGGCTGCCCGGGATGGACCAGCGGCTCGGCGCCTTTGGCGGCGACGCCAACCCGGCCGTACGCAAGGCGGTGGCGCAGGCGATGGGGGATCTCGGCGGGCCGCACGCCCTGATCGTCGCGTCGGAGCTGTTGCGCGACCGGCAGGGCTATGTGAGGGCGCACGCGGTGCGCGCCCTGCACAATATTTCGCTGACGCGTCCGATCCGGCTGGATTACCTGCTGGCGCCCTTGCAGTCCGACGACGACTGGTGGGTGCGGCTGGCGGTGCGCGACGCCATGCTGCGCGCGCTGGATGGCCCATCGGGCAAGGCCCCGCAGCTCGGCGCGGGCGTGGAATGGGGGCAGGACGGCGCCGGCGACGGCCGCGCCGTGCCCGAAGTGGCCGGCGGCGGCAGGAGCTGA
- a CDS encoding YaiO family outer membrane beta-barrel protein, producing the protein MPDHVRARRLLAWAACLCALADAAAQEKAPYSVDIGADYSRLHWPAHDPDWWTARAQLNAPRGDGGWWTAVESQRRDRSTETELGAGLYGRAGSWVWSGQATVSPGADFLARYSLQPRLGWRFGNNVLEGGFIYKSFAASHLRLGTLGLTSYVGDSEFEIRLTNGHSEPLHRRVQVATLRAAIDHGGRWTYGASVSAGRGLYDILNIPGVDGNRGWSADVNARYRIDATTSLRIGVGLGHEQPDFRERRIGISLRKSF; encoded by the coding sequence ATGCCTGACCATGTTCGCGCGCGCCGCCTGCTGGCCTGGGCGGCATGCCTGTGTGCGCTCGCGGATGCGGCCGCGCAGGAGAAGGCGCCGTATTCGGTCGACATCGGCGCCGATTATTCCCGCCTGCACTGGCCGGCGCACGATCCCGACTGGTGGACCGCAAGGGCGCAGCTGAACGCGCCGCGCGGGGACGGCGGCTGGTGGACCGCCGTCGAAAGCCAGCGCCGCGACCGCAGCACCGAGACCGAACTGGGCGCCGGCCTGTACGGACGCGCCGGCAGCTGGGTCTGGTCGGGCCAGGCCACGGTCTCGCCGGGCGCCGACTTCCTGGCGCGCTATTCGCTGCAGCCGCGGCTGGGCTGGCGCTTCGGCAACAACGTGCTCGAGGGCGGATTCATCTACAAGTCCTTCGCGGCATCGCACCTGCGCCTGGGAACGCTGGGCCTGACGAGCTACGTGGGCGACAGCGAATTCGAGATCCGGCTGACGAACGGCCACTCGGAGCCGCTGCACCGGCGCGTACAGGTGGCGACCCTGCGGGCCGCGATCGACCACGGCGGACGCTGGACCTATGGAGCCTCGGTCAGCGCCGGGCGCGGACTCTACGACATCCTGAATATTCCCGGGGTGGACGGCAACCGCGGCTGGAGCGCCGATGTGAATGCCAGATACCGGATCGACGCCACGACCAGTCTGCGGATCGGGGTCGGGCTCGGCCACGAACAGCCGGATTTCCGCGAACGGCGGATCGGCATCTCGCTCAGGAAATCATTTTGA
- a CDS encoding GDP-mannose 4,6-dehydratase gives MKEPNMSTYLITGGAGFIGSHLAESLLADGHKVIVLDDLSTGSADNIEHYRHDPNYELVIDTIMNADLMSELMDRCDYVFHMAAVVGVRRVLESPIRTIQSIVQGTDIVLELAAKKDKTVFIASTSEIYGKSTALPFSEEGDVVLGGTCRGRWSYACAKAIDEFLALAYHRECNLKVVVGRHFNTVGPRQSARYGMVLPQFISQAVAGEPVTVYGDGRQQRCFCHVNDVVWAIKRLIVNPQSYGKVFNIGSREEISILDLALLVKERTHSDSEIVFVPYDAAYDDNFEDMRRRIPDLHRLHDLVGEKPLVPLRQIIDQMAEHHLSHA, from the coding sequence ATGAAAGAGCCAAACATGAGTACATATCTGATCACGGGCGGTGCCGGCTTCATCGGCTCCCATCTGGCCGAATCGTTGCTGGCCGACGGGCATAAAGTGATTGTCCTGGACGATTTGTCGACCGGCTCCGCCGATAATATTGAGCATTATCGCCATGATCCGAACTACGAATTGGTAATCGATACGATCATGAATGCCGATTTGATGTCCGAGTTAATGGATCGCTGTGATTACGTATTCCATATGGCCGCAGTGGTCGGTGTGCGAAGGGTATTGGAGAGTCCGATCCGGACGATCCAGAGCATTGTCCAGGGCACCGATATCGTGCTGGAACTGGCAGCCAAAAAAGATAAAACCGTATTCATCGCATCGACTTCCGAAATCTACGGCAAGTCGACCGCGCTGCCATTCAGCGAAGAAGGGGATGTCGTGCTTGGCGGTACCTGCAGGGGCCGCTGGTCCTACGCCTGCGCCAAGGCGATCGACGAATTCCTGGCGCTTGCCTATCACCGCGAATGCAATCTGAAAGTCGTGGTCGGCCGGCACTTCAATACCGTCGGGCCACGCCAGTCGGCGCGCTACGGCATGGTGCTGCCGCAGTTCATTTCCCAGGCGGTCGCCGGCGAGCCGGTGACGGTCTACGGCGACGGCCGGCAGCAGCGCTGCTTCTGCCACGTGAACGACGTGGTCTGGGCCATCAAGCGCCTGATCGTCAATCCGCAGAGCTACGGCAAGGTGTTCAACATCGGTTCGCGCGAGGAGATCTCGATCCTCGACCTGGCCCTGCTGGTCAAGGAGCGGACGCACAGCGATTCGGAAATCGTGTTCGTGCCCTACGACGCCGCCTACGACGACAATTTCGAGGACATGCGCCGGCGCATCCCCGATCTCCACCGCCTGCACGACCTGGTCGGCGAGAAGCCGCTGGTGCCGCTCAGGCAGATCATCGACCAGATGGCCGAGCACCACCTGTCCCATGCCTGA